ttgaccctgcaaacggagatgtaacccagggTGAATGGCGTCTCGACGAGCACAGGGTTTCAGGCTTGGAAAGTCTTGGATCCGGAAGGAACTCTGATGATGCAACGATTTGCAGGGAGAAGTACTGTGAttttttcaatgggccaggggctgtcccatggcagcATCTCCAGCAGTAGCGCAACTAATGCCATTTCCTTGTACCATGTATTATGGAatatattttttttggttgatgtgCTCTCGTGTACCATTTTGTTGATCACCCATGCAATTCCTTTTTCTGTCTCAATGTCcacataaatatatctatctatgcaCATACTCTAGTTCTGTAGCAAACATACGAATCCTGGGAGTCAGTAGCATCCTCTGCCCTTGCGCTTTCTTgatttttatattatatatatatatacacatacatacacagggtGGAgctcggtaatttgcttttttgcactgcatgctgtggcggcactgtcggtcgaagagaggggagagtgggtgtggcttacagtggctgatgggagatttgtattcctctgcctttcagttgccatcatgcagtggacacatgaggagaggtcattttgtgttgaagtgtatttttcaaatgcccactcgatcattgcagtgcagcgtgcttttcgtttacaattcgctgttcctccacgcggacgtgttcctggacggcaatcaattgtaaattgggtgaatgcattcagaacagcagggaatgtgtcatgtgtacgaaggggacctgagagaaggattacaacaccacaaaacatcgagagagttagagcagcagtactgcaatctccgaaacgctctgctcggaagcaatcatttgctcttggcatttcaagacgttctctccaccggattcttcatgatgaactgaattttcacccgtataaaatgtgcgtggtccaacatttgtcagcatgggactatttgacacggcggacctcttgtgaagacatgttagcaacgataccccgtgacgcaattgtgtttttttctgatgaggcacattttcacctcagtgggtgtgtaaacaaacaaaatatgcgttactggagtgaaacaaaccccagagaagttcacgagagacctctgcattcggaccgcgtcactgtgtggtgcgccatatcacgagtaggcatcattggtccttacttttttcaggataatggtcgtgccataactgtgaactccgaacggtacttgtctatgatacaggattattttcagccggcacttgaggcaatggaactagaggatacatggttccaacaggatggtgccactgcacacacagcgagggttaccatgaattgtttgaggaaaatgtttcctggacggcttatctctttgaggggagatgtgaactggccagcacgctcaccagatttagccccatgcgattttttcccttGGGGTTACCTgaggtctaaggtgtatatcaaccgtcccaacaccttggaagacctaaggaacaatattgaagctgaaattggcagaataccagtggacatgcttgttagagttcatgaaaacttcagaaaatgtatgcagcagtgtgtggatagcaaaggtcgacatttgccagatacactatttaaaaccatgtaatttaaaaattccattactgttcagtataattaaaatataaaataaatttttctaatgatcataatttttatttcattcccaaatcagcaaattaccgcgctccaccctgtatatatatatatatatatatatatatatatatatatatatatatatatacatacatacatatatatatatatatatatatatacacatacatacatacatatatatatatatacatacatacacacatatatatatatatatatatattatattcactTATACATTATGTGGCTATGTAAACAATAAATCTAAAGAAAAGAGACCATGTGAAGCTTATAAAGTTTATTGACATATTAATCAAGTAACAAGTGAAAATTGTGGCCCACAAAACTAACGGTAAATGAAGGCCAAAAAAACGGCAGTGTGAACGCATGAAGTGCTTAGAAAACAGAAGTCTCTATCGTTTTCAGTCAAAGAACACTACAGTTGTTGATAGTAGGTGTCCATCTCGCTGTACTGGTGTGTGGCCGTAGAAGGTCCTTGCGAAAAGTCACTAAAAGAAGGGGATGGAGGTGGTGTtcagaactgcaaatgatgtggggccggtctgcggacaggagtgctgtgcatgggctcttGGGGGCTGGTGTCCCCAATAAAACTGGCCACTGGGCTGAAGGTCGCTGCTGGTAAACGTTGATGTCTCAGTCAGTTTGCCTGCGGCTGCCGCGTTCAAAACCTCGAACATTACTCTCTCCGCGTGCGTTCGCTGGGTAATGTCCAATCTATTAAAGCGTTCCGCAACGAAGGATGGGAATCCGGTGAGCTGGGTTGTGGCATGCTGGGTCATTATGTTGCTGGCcagtgccaggagatccacaggtgtgccCGCAGTCGCCTTTCTTTTGCGAGATGGACGCTGTGGACATGTCTGCTCCTCGACACACGGGCTtatggaggactgaggggtctTATCATCGTTGCCTTCCGGTGTTTGGAGCTGTTCAGGAGGCACCTGcgagtacaggaaaaaaaaaagtcaataacatacaaacaCATCAGCCCTAGAGAGCCCCCACCTCCCTAACACCTCTATGCCCGTCCATAGGAAGCTATGAGGAACAGTTATCTAGGTAGCATaccacaggggttacagagctgGGCTGAACTACTTTTGCTGGCTatactgtacgaatgtgcggaagacaAAATTTAAATTTATTTTCGACTTTAGAAATAAGGCAGCGTTTAAAGGTAGGGAAGGACTGCTAGGACATACTTGTCTGAAAAGGAAGTGGCAACTGTTATTATCTGgtggattaaacatgaaaaacgtGAATTATTATTATTGGAAACCGTGCAGTatcataaacatacaagacacagGTCATGCTACAAGCagggaagctagggggtacttacatgctcgtcaGGAGACTCGGGCAGGATCTCTTTTGCAGATGGCGCACAAAGGCTTGTCACGGTCTGGGACGGGTGAGGGATTTCCTGGTCCcgagtgaacgccagcaggtcatagtaccacaactggggcacatagacgtcgtcagttccggccccagacttcacGGACTTTTCCACCTTGTTGACTTCTTTTTTgtagactgtgcggagagcctggatcttcttccgcacaatgttttcatccaccgtctcagtgggatgatgctGCTTGTAGAGGGCCACCAGTTTCTCGTACGCATCTTTCTTCttgtagcggttgctgtaatccgcagacttgatcttccacaagcagggcagggagtGGTACATGTCGATGAGTGCTCGAACAAACTCCTGGTCATTGGcagacatctgaaagaaagaaaTAGTTAAGTTACAGCAAGCAAGAAAGCGAAcgctcaaaatggc
This region of Ranitomeya imitator isolate aRanImi1 chromosome 1, aRanImi1.pri, whole genome shotgun sequence genomic DNA includes:
- the LOC138665751 gene encoding uncharacterized protein codes for the protein MSANDQEFVRALIDMYHSLPCLWKIKSADYSNRYKKKDAYEKLVALYKQHHPTETVDENIVRKKIQALRTVYKKEVNKVEKSVKSGAGTDDVYVPQLWYYDLLAFTRDQEIPHPSQTVTSLCAPSAKEILPESPDEHVPPEQLQTPEGNDDKTPQSSISPCVEEQTCPQRPSRKRKATAGTPVDLLALASNIMTQHATTQLTGFPSFVAERFNRLDITQRTHAERVMFEVLNAAAAGKLTETSTFTSSDLQPSGQFYWGHQPPRAHAQHSCPQTGPTSFAVLNTTSIPFF